Proteins encoded within one genomic window of Prochlorococcus marinus str. MIT 9515:
- a CDS encoding kinase has protein sequence MKDLNIEFPLDNFEKLIFQIGWSSLDEWFDFWKLKKEMLSIDDFWDENVNDDWIWGLALPLLSQAYKLNLESHERKIIGISALPGTGKTTLGKWLETISLKLNFKISVISIDDFYLPSEEMALAIKNNPWNVSRGFPGSHSIDLMKEKILRWKTDGKLNVPVFDKSLRKGLGDRSYWREEKPDLLIIEGWFLGVKPFSEDSHSLEIITPPLSPHESSYRYKIQNNLINYLDIWNMIDQIWHLKPLKFEFMNEWKSNQEKSMFVKKGSSLKENRLNDFIRMLNVSIPHQSFDLISSDVLLLINQERKLINVGLN, from the coding sequence ATGAAAGATTTAAATATTGAATTTCCATTAGATAATTTTGAAAAATTAATTTTTCAAATTGGATGGAGTTCTTTGGATGAATGGTTTGATTTTTGGAAGCTTAAGAAAGAGATGCTTTCTATTGATGATTTTTGGGATGAAAATGTAAATGATGATTGGATTTGGGGATTGGCTTTACCTCTTTTGTCACAAGCATATAAATTAAATTTAGAATCTCATGAACGTAAAATTATTGGAATTTCAGCTCTTCCTGGGACTGGTAAAACAACCCTAGGTAAATGGTTGGAGACTATATCTTTAAAACTAAATTTTAAGATATCTGTTATTTCAATTGATGATTTTTATCTACCTTCTGAAGAAATGGCATTGGCTATTAAGAATAATCCATGGAATGTTTCGCGTGGTTTCCCAGGCAGCCACTCTATTGATTTAATGAAAGAGAAAATACTAAGATGGAAAACTGATGGGAAATTAAATGTACCTGTTTTTGATAAATCTTTAAGAAAAGGTTTAGGGGATAGATCTTATTGGAGAGAGGAGAAACCTGATTTGTTAATAATAGAGGGATGGTTCTTAGGTGTGAAACCTTTTTCTGAAGACTCTCATAGTTTAGAAATAATCACACCACCATTAAGTCCACATGAATCTTCTTATAGATATAAAATCCAAAATAATTTAATCAATTACTTAGATATTTGGAATATGATTGATCAAATTTGGCATTTAAAACCTTTGAAATTTGAATTTATGAATGAATGGAAATCTAATCAAGAAAAAAGTATGTTTGTTAAAAAAGGAAGTTCATTAAAAGAGAACAGATTAAATGATTTTATTCGGATGTTAAATGTTTCTATTCCACATCAAAGTTTTGATCTTATAAGTTCGGATGTCTTATTGTTGATTAATCAAGAGAGAAAATTAATAAATGTTGGATTAAATTAA
- the yedP gene encoding mannosyl-3-phosphoglycerate phosphatase-related protein YedP, with amino-acid sequence MIENSSLWVVSDVDGTLMDHSYDLTPAKETIKLLQELSIPVILCTSKTAAEVKVIRKQLDLTDPYIVENGAAIYGESLNKVNGEIILGEKYEILENILNCISNEINYSLQPLNNITDKEATELTGLKGQSLALMRDRHWSMPFLNPPENMEEEINIRCKRFNVEIFKGNRMSHMLSVNSNKGKAIKALKKYSNNQNIKVIGLGDSPNDLPLLLNSDYKIVIPGPKGPNIKLLEKLKDHEFTLASYPNGFGWKSEINKLINKLILIK; translated from the coding sequence ATGATTGAAAATTCTTCCTTATGGGTAGTAAGTGACGTAGATGGAACATTAATGGATCATTCTTATGATTTAACTCCAGCAAAAGAAACTATAAAATTACTTCAAGAATTATCTATCCCCGTTATATTATGCACCAGTAAAACTGCTGCGGAAGTTAAGGTTATTAGAAAACAACTTGATTTAACGGATCCTTACATTGTAGAAAATGGAGCAGCCATATATGGTGAATCATTAAACAAAGTAAATGGGGAGATTATTCTTGGAGAGAAATACGAAATTCTGGAAAATATTTTGAATTGTATTTCTAATGAAATCAATTATAGTTTACAACCACTAAATAATATTACCGACAAAGAGGCAACAGAACTAACTGGTTTAAAAGGTCAATCTCTTGCATTAATGAGAGATAGACACTGGAGTATGCCATTTTTAAATCCTCCAGAAAACATGGAAGAAGAAATTAATATTCGCTGTAAAAGATTTAACGTAGAAATTTTCAAAGGTAATAGGATGAGCCATATGTTGTCAGTTAATTCAAATAAGGGAAAAGCAATAAAAGCACTCAAGAAATACTCAAATAATCAAAATATTAAAGTTATTGGTCTGGGAGATTCTCCTAATGATTTACCTTTATTATTGAATTCTGATTACAAGATTGTTATTCCTGGCCCTAAAGGTCCAAACATAAAATTATTAGAAAAATTAAAAGATCATGAATTTACTCTAGCAAGTTATCCAAATGGATTTGGTTGGAAAAGTGAAATAAATAAGTTAATAAATAAATTAATATTGATTAAGTAA
- a CDS encoding sugar phosphorylase, producing MTQNDSEKKFNRVKLSKLLETIYKDHTIEEINFICNQLLQILDNFSEKSRYEEINYGTKWDESYAVLITYADGVYKNGESTLVTLRELLSKYFGSLSKVVHILPFLKSTSDGGFAVSSHESLEEKFGSWEDLNSISNKHYLMADLVLNHVSSSHPWVQQFIKCQEPGLSNIFSPSQELDWKNVIRPRSSSLFSQINTEDGQKQVWTTFGPDQVDLNWLNPKMTIEFLNLIITYLSNGIKWLRLDAVGFIWKEPGTTCLHLPKAHSIVKILRILLNDLLKDGVLITETNVPQKENLSYLIPEDEADMAYNFPLPPLLLEAIITSRADILNSWICDWPKLPDTTTLFNFTASHDGIGLRALEGLMNEQRIKELLINCEKRGGLVSHRRLSNGEDKPYELNISWWSAMEDPGRDSNRFQHERFLLTQLLVMSLRGVPAFYLPALLASENDIKSFSKTGQRRDLNREKFKLDKLSAVFKNPESNANKNLRYLRNAMDIRAKLPQFHPQSQMECLSKSRGDIVVIKRGTGLKSVLTLHNMTENKINYRFIDNEFTELIKNDENMQDYLTSNKYNSNNIELEPFQVIWLGFLIDD from the coding sequence GTGACGCAAAATGATTCAGAGAAAAAATTTAATAGAGTAAAACTTAGTAAATTGCTAGAAACAATTTATAAGGATCATACTATCGAAGAGATCAACTTTATTTGTAATCAATTATTGCAGATTTTAGATAATTTCTCAGAGAAGTCTCGTTATGAAGAAATAAATTATGGTACAAAATGGGACGAATCTTATGCTGTATTAATAACTTATGCTGATGGGGTTTATAAAAATGGTGAATCAACACTTGTCACACTTCGAGAATTACTAAGTAAATATTTTGGAAGTCTCTCTAAAGTAGTTCATATTCTTCCATTTCTTAAATCAACAAGTGATGGAGGTTTTGCTGTCTCAAGTCACGAGTCTTTAGAAGAGAAATTTGGAAGTTGGGAGGATCTGAATAGTATTTCTAATAAACATTATTTAATGGCTGATTTGGTTTTAAATCATGTTTCATCATCTCATCCATGGGTTCAGCAATTTATTAAATGTCAAGAACCGGGTTTATCTAATATCTTTTCTCCATCACAAGAACTTGATTGGAAAAATGTTATTAGACCAAGAAGTTCATCTCTTTTCTCACAAATAAATACTGAAGATGGACAAAAACAAGTTTGGACGACCTTTGGACCAGATCAGGTTGACTTGAATTGGCTTAATCCAAAAATGACAATTGAGTTTCTTAACTTAATTATTACTTATTTATCAAATGGTATTAAGTGGTTAAGACTAGATGCTGTAGGTTTTATTTGGAAGGAACCAGGAACAACATGTTTGCATTTACCCAAGGCACATTCAATCGTAAAGATTCTAAGAATTTTACTTAACGATCTCCTTAAAGATGGTGTATTGATTACAGAGACTAATGTTCCACAGAAAGAAAACCTTTCTTATTTAATTCCAGAGGATGAGGCGGACATGGCTTATAATTTTCCTTTACCTCCTCTTCTTTTAGAAGCAATAATCACTTCAAGAGCAGATATTTTAAATTCATGGATTTGTGATTGGCCGAAGTTGCCAGATACCACGACACTATTTAATTTCACTGCTTCTCATGATGGGATTGGTTTAAGGGCTTTAGAGGGCCTCATGAATGAACAAAGAATTAAGGAGTTATTGATTAATTGCGAGAAAAGAGGTGGATTAGTAAGTCATAGAAGATTATCAAATGGTGAAGATAAACCATATGAATTAAATATTAGTTGGTGGAGTGCTATGGAAGATCCGGGTAGAGATTCAAATCGTTTTCAACATGAAAGGTTTTTATTAACACAATTACTTGTGATGTCTCTGAGAGGGGTTCCTGCCTTTTATCTCCCCGCATTGCTGGCTTCAGAAAATGATATAAAGAGTTTTTCAAAGACAGGTCAAAGAAGAGATTTAAATAGGGAAAAATTTAAGTTAGACAAACTATCAGCAGTTTTTAAAAATCCAGAATCTAATGCAAATAAAAATCTTAGATATCTTAGGAATGCAATGGATATCAGAGCAAAATTACCTCAATTCCATCCTCAGTCTCAAATGGAATGCTTGTCTAAAAGTAGGGGCGATATTGTTGTTATTAAAAGGGGTACTGGGTTGAAATCTGTTCTCACACTTCACAATATGACGGAAAATAAAATTAACTATAGATTTATTGATAATGAATTTACTGAATTGATTAAAAATGATGAGAATATGCAGGATTATTTAACATCAAATAAATATAATTCTAATAATATTGAACTTGAACCTTTTCAAGTTATTTGGCTTGGCTTTTTGATAGATGATTGA
- a CDS encoding glycosyl transferase, with translation MDFQQGLITTIHEYGVTKDLLKELNGSLKNKSTAILIPCLYEEFERPALKNIKEVLKNLTGLNELVIALSAKTIDQVNSAKSFFDSMPFPVHIQWTNSPSVIELLKNQEKNGLELLGTPGKGWAVWQGIGVATRKSEVVALFDADIRTFSPLYPSRMILPLLDESYGISYVKAFYSRLSLENNQLQGRATRLFVGPLLASLEQLVGNGPFLQYLQSFRYPLAGEFAFTKDLAMNLRIPCDWGLEIGLLSEVYRNVRTSKIAQVDLGLFDHKHKTIGSSSKEGLQKMCTEILSSVLRGLMEHQAETLTSTQLSTLEVLYKRVGEDRVKQFGLDSAVNKLPYDRHEEELSVQKFAKLLRPATKGYLSNPTTQQLPSWSRVLSCENKLQEDLANAGSKEINSTKKELINKC, from the coding sequence ATGGACTTTCAACAAGGTTTAATCACAACAATACATGAATATGGTGTCACGAAGGATCTACTTAAAGAATTAAATGGAAGTCTAAAGAATAAATCAACTGCAATATTAATTCCTTGTCTTTATGAAGAATTTGAACGTCCTGCCCTAAAAAACATAAAAGAAGTATTAAAAAATCTTACAGGATTAAATGAATTAGTTATAGCTCTTTCTGCAAAAACTATTGATCAGGTAAATTCTGCCAAATCATTTTTTGATTCAATGCCTTTTCCCGTTCATATTCAATGGACAAATTCTCCATCTGTAATTGAACTTTTAAAAAACCAAGAAAAAAATGGTCTCGAACTACTAGGTACGCCCGGGAAAGGATGGGCTGTATGGCAAGGAATAGGCGTTGCAACAAGAAAATCTGAAGTGGTTGCATTATTTGATGCTGATATAAGAACATTTAGTCCTTTATATCCATCAAGAATGATACTTCCGTTATTAGATGAGTCATATGGAATTTCCTATGTAAAAGCCTTTTACAGCAGATTATCCCTAGAAAATAATCAATTACAAGGAAGAGCAACTAGATTATTTGTGGGACCTCTTTTGGCAAGTTTGGAGCAGTTAGTTGGTAATGGACCATTCTTACAATATTTACAGTCATTTAGATATCCACTGGCTGGTGAGTTCGCATTTACAAAAGATTTGGCAATGAATTTAAGAATTCCTTGTGACTGGGGTTTAGAAATAGGACTTCTTTCAGAAGTTTATAGAAATGTTAGGACTTCGAAAATAGCTCAAGTGGACCTTGGGTTATTTGATCATAAGCATAAAACAATAGGATCATCCTCCAAAGAAGGTCTTCAAAAAATGTGTACAGAAATACTTTCTAGTGTTTTGAGAGGATTAATGGAACATCAAGCAGAGACGTTAACGAGCACTCAATTATCTACACTTGAAGTTCTATATAAAAGGGTAGGAGAAGATAGAGTCAAGCAATTTGGATTAGATTCTGCAGTTAATAAGCTTCCATATGATAGACATGAAGAAGAATTATCAGTTCAAAAATTTGCTAAATTATTAAGACCTGCAACTAAAGGTTATTTATCAAATCCAACAACTCAACAACTTCCTAGTTGGTCAAGAGTCCTATCATGCGAAAATAAACTACAAGAGGATTTAGCGAATGCAGGATCTAAAGAAATAAATTCAACCAAAAAAGAATTAATTAATAAATGTTAA
- a CDS encoding cytochrome b6f subunit family protein has product MTILDKVKIGNKVNVNLFLSKDRLSKETIEAINISSECTISDFKITDGKGIGVIVNLPNGKEEWFFENEIQIFDDKGNIVEKEENINENNNYVFDLINNLSYEPKFKPIKLMNPINFFNWLIVSVKDIF; this is encoded by the coding sequence ATGACAATCCTCGATAAAGTAAAAATAGGAAACAAAGTTAATGTTAATCTATTTCTTTCAAAAGATAGGTTATCAAAAGAGACCATTGAAGCAATAAATATTTCATCAGAATGCACTATAAGTGATTTCAAAATCACGGATGGTAAAGGTATAGGTGTAATCGTAAACTTGCCTAATGGGAAGGAAGAATGGTTTTTTGAGAATGAAATTCAAATATTTGATGATAAAGGAAACATAGTAGAAAAGGAAGAAAACATTAACGAAAACAATAATTATGTATTTGATTTAATTAATAATCTGAGTTATGAACCTAAGTTTAAACCTATTAAACTTATGAATCCGATTAATTTTTTTAATTGGCTTATTGTTTCAGTAAAAGATATTTTTTAA
- a CDS encoding ABC transporter ATP-binding protein: MKENIIQVRNLSKSFEISSKDHGIKGTLKHFFKRETKSIEVIKNINFEINKGEIVGFLGANGAGKTTILKMLCGLIYPSRGKLSVAGYAPFKRRTNFLKNITLIMGQKQQLIWDLPPIESFYLNAAIYDIEKFEAKRRIKKLSDMLEIEQELNIPVRKLSLGQRMKAELLAALIHKPNILFLDEPTLGLDINAQRNLRKFLQIYNKETDATICLTSHYMKDITSLCKRVICIHEGCITYDGKLDKLLKKLSPVKDILIICKTEKEARELSNSGFTIKNRNQKEITITIKKDSIKSSLNEILKKFDIEDLYINEPPVDEIIGNILVKEKV; the protein is encoded by the coding sequence ATGAAAGAGAATATTATTCAGGTTAGAAATTTATCAAAATCATTTGAGATATCCTCAAAAGATCATGGCATTAAAGGAACTCTTAAGCATTTTTTCAAAAGGGAAACAAAAAGTATTGAGGTTATAAAAAATATAAATTTCGAAATAAATAAAGGAGAAATAGTAGGTTTTCTTGGAGCTAATGGTGCGGGGAAAACAACTATTCTTAAAATGCTCTGTGGTTTGATATACCCGAGTAGAGGTAAATTGTCAGTTGCAGGTTATGCACCATTTAAAAGAAGGACTAATTTTTTGAAAAATATAACTTTGATAATGGGACAAAAACAACAACTAATTTGGGATCTTCCTCCTATTGAATCTTTTTACTTAAATGCAGCAATTTATGACATAGAAAAATTTGAAGCCAAAAGAAGAATTAAAAAGTTATCAGATATGCTTGAGATTGAACAAGAGCTTAATATACCTGTCCGAAAATTATCTTTAGGTCAAAGAATGAAGGCAGAATTATTAGCAGCTTTAATTCATAAACCAAATATTTTATTTTTAGATGAACCTACACTAGGTCTAGATATTAATGCTCAAAGAAATCTCAGAAAATTTCTACAAATTTATAATAAAGAAACAGATGCAACAATTTGCCTAACTAGTCACTATATGAAAGATATTACATCTTTATGCAAGAGGGTAATCTGTATTCACGAAGGATGTATTACATATGATGGGAAGCTGGATAAATTATTAAAAAAATTATCGCCTGTCAAGGATATCCTAATTATTTGTAAAACTGAAAAAGAGGCTAGAGAATTAAGCAATTCAGGATTTACCATAAAAAACAGGAATCAAAAAGAAATTACAATAACAATTAAGAAAGATTCTATTAAATCTTCTTTAAATGAGATTCTTAAAAAATTTGATATAGAAGATCTCTATATAAACGAGCCTCCAGTTGATGAAATAATTGGAAATATCCTTGTAAAGGAAAAAGTATAA
- a CDS encoding ABC transporter permease yields MFNLNKNKLITLLKVQYSNMLEYRVEIALWAISGIIPFFMLNIWTSNNLNESINLSNVMLSRYFLSAFFVRQFSVVWVVFTFEEDALLGKISPYLIQPLNPFFRYFAQHLAEQITRFPFAIIIAIIFFLINPESIWIPSLGIFLLSCVSTFFSFLIQFLIQSIIACLCFWTERASSIERLLFIPTLFLSGLLAPVISFPEYIKSWIYITPFPYLIDFPANLLSGNDTNAISGFVMQIIWILFLFPIFKRTWNLGTKKYTAMGS; encoded by the coding sequence ATGTTTAATTTAAATAAAAATAAACTCATAACTTTATTGAAAGTACAGTACTCAAATATGTTGGAATACAGAGTAGAAATAGCTTTATGGGCAATATCGGGAATAATACCTTTTTTCATGCTCAATATATGGACAAGCAATAACTTAAACGAATCTATTAATTTAAGTAATGTAATGCTCTCTAGATATTTTTTGAGTGCGTTCTTTGTAAGACAATTTTCAGTAGTTTGGGTTGTTTTTACTTTTGAAGAAGATGCTCTTTTAGGTAAAATTTCTCCATATTTGATTCAACCTTTAAACCCATTTTTTAGATATTTTGCTCAACATTTAGCAGAACAAATTACACGCTTCCCTTTTGCCATTATTATTGCGATAATTTTTTTTCTAATAAATCCAGAAAGTATATGGATACCAAGCTTAGGTATTTTTTTATTATCTTGCGTATCAACATTTTTTTCTTTTTTAATTCAATTTCTTATTCAATCAATAATTGCTTGTTTGTGTTTTTGGACAGAAAGAGCTTCTTCAATAGAAAGATTATTATTTATCCCAACTCTTTTCCTCTCAGGACTTTTAGCCCCAGTAATATCATTCCCAGAGTATATAAAATCATGGATATACATAACGCCATTCCCATACTTAATTGATTTTCCAGCAAATTTATTATCTGGAAACGATACAAATGCAATTTCTGGATTTGTTATGCAGATAATTTGGATTCTATTTCTTTTCCCTATATTTAAAAGGACTTGGAATCTTGGAACAAAAAAATATACCGCAATGGGGTCATGA
- a CDS encoding ABC transporter permease — MNIKKYLKVYSLFLYTSIASELEYKTNVIIDFITAILSLLGSLFLLTIFFQNTDNIGGWNFEQALIIQGIYTILNGITNTWFNPNLKEIVNYIREGTLDFVLLKPIDSQFIISLKKIAPSGFLEIILGIALLFYCIIINQININLVFLFLCFTTLFCSIGILYSLWFLISTTTIWFVKTWNATEVLRSFLYIGRFPLNSFSFSLRIFFSIFIPIAFITTIPSEVFLGIAQLWEILLELIISFIFFIVSRRFWLFALKYYTSASS, encoded by the coding sequence ATGAATATAAAAAAATATTTAAAAGTTTATTCATTATTTTTATATACTTCCATAGCGTCAGAATTGGAATACAAGACTAACGTAATCATTGACTTCATTACTGCAATTCTAAGCTTGTTAGGCAGCTTATTTCTATTAACAATATTTTTCCAAAATACGGATAATATCGGTGGATGGAATTTTGAACAAGCTTTAATTATTCAAGGGATTTATACAATCCTAAATGGAATTACTAATACATGGTTCAATCCTAATCTTAAAGAAATAGTTAATTATATTAGAGAAGGAACCTTAGATTTTGTACTTCTTAAACCTATAGATAGTCAATTTATTATTTCCTTAAAAAAAATAGCACCATCCGGATTTTTAGAAATAATTTTAGGTATTGCCTTACTATTTTATTGCATAATTATTAATCAAATAAATATAAATTTAGTTTTTTTATTTTTATGCTTCACAACATTATTTTGTTCTATTGGAATTTTGTATAGCTTATGGTTTTTAATATCAACAACAACAATTTGGTTTGTAAAGACATGGAATGCCACAGAAGTATTACGTTCTTTTCTTTATATAGGAAGATTTCCTTTAAACTCATTTTCATTTTCTTTAAGGATATTCTTTAGTATTTTTATTCCAATAGCATTTATAACAACAATCCCTTCTGAAGTTTTTCTGGGAATAGCCCAACTTTGGGAAATACTACTAGAACTAATTATTTCTTTTATATTTTTTATAGTTTCTAGAAGATTTTGGTTATTTGCTCTGAAATATTACACATCAGCTTCTAGTTAA
- a CDS encoding sulfite exporter TauE/SafE family protein, protein MQTTNEFYFYNNVLIFLISFFSNTFSAISGGGAGLIQLPALLLLGLPYYQALATHKVATVALGLGGSIRNFKSIKNDIYVLWQILFFGTPGVILGSSIVNYLSEEILYLILGLFSIILAIYSFRKPSFGLYSVNNRIISHLKFKFIIPIFLIGILNGSVSSGTGLLVTILLIKTFQMDFLRAVSLTFFTVGIFWNAIGAFFLSRIGSIPTNLLVILILGSFSGGYFGAHLSNLKGNKLIKNTFTIVCLLVGVSLLLKSIANLK, encoded by the coding sequence TTGCAAACCACTAACGAATTTTATTTTTATAATAATGTTTTAATATTTTTAATTTCTTTTTTCTCTAATACATTTTCGGCAATTTCTGGAGGTGGTGCGGGATTAATTCAATTACCTGCTTTACTATTATTGGGATTACCTTATTATCAAGCTCTTGCTACTCACAAAGTTGCCACGGTCGCTTTGGGATTAGGTGGATCTATAAGGAATTTTAAATCTATTAAAAATGATATTTATGTTTTATGGCAAATACTATTTTTTGGAACTCCTGGAGTTATTTTGGGATCATCTATTGTGAATTACCTTTCTGAGGAAATTCTGTACTTAATCTTAGGACTTTTTTCAATAATCTTAGCTATATACTCATTTCGTAAACCTAGTTTTGGGTTGTATTCAGTAAATAATAGAATCATTTCCCACTTAAAGTTTAAATTCATTATACCTATTTTTTTAATTGGAATACTAAATGGTTCTGTTTCTTCAGGAACTGGTTTATTAGTAACTATCTTATTAATTAAAACTTTTCAGATGGACTTTCTTAGAGCAGTTAGTTTAACCTTTTTTACAGTAGGTATTTTCTGGAATGCAATAGGAGCATTTTTTCTAAGCAGGATTGGTTCTATTCCAACGAATTTATTAGTAATTCTTATATTAGGTTCTTTTTCTGGGGGATATTTTGGCGCTCATTTATCAAATTTAAAAGGGAACAAACTCATTAAAAATACCTTTACTATTGTATGCCTGCTTGTTGGAGTTAGTTTGTTGTTAAAGTCAATTGCTAACTTGAAATAA
- a CDS encoding HNH endonuclease, with translation MHNQDAIYLDQLCPKISNKNWRESLHKLTKNTCIYCGKPSESLDHLHPRSKGGESITSNCVPCCLSCNGKKSDTEVLNWYRSQNFYDPRRSMAIRAWFNDDLKLASVLLDYIN, from the coding sequence ATGCATAATCAAGATGCTATTTACCTTGATCAACTATGCCCTAAGATCAGTAATAAAAACTGGAGAGAATCTCTCCATAAATTAACTAAAAATACATGTATTTATTGCGGCAAACCCTCTGAATCTCTTGATCATTTACATCCAAGGTCAAAAGGAGGAGAAAGTATCACTAGTAATTGCGTTCCTTGTTGTTTATCTTGCAATGGAAAAAAGTCTGATACTGAAGTGCTTAATTGGTATAGAAGTCAGAATTTTTATGATCCAAGAAGATCTATGGCAATTAGAGCATGGTTTAATGATGATTTAAAGCTGGCCTCAGTCTTATTAGATTACATAAATTAA
- a CDS encoding phosphoribosyltransferase, giving the protein MTRYFTWSDFDKSVDYIANQCKFMNLSGIYGVPRGGLCLAVALSHKLDIQLIEKPSKNSLIVDDVFETGTTLRNFKHIEGANFFVLVSKQKPIWWNAVNLTHKKEWIVFPWENKRNELQEEKEYKKKRGLN; this is encoded by the coding sequence ATGACGAGGTATTTTACTTGGAGTGATTTTGATAAAAGTGTAGATTATATTGCTAATCAATGTAAATTCATGAATTTATCTGGGATATACGGGGTTCCAAGAGGAGGACTATGTCTTGCTGTTGCTTTAAGTCATAAATTAGATATTCAACTAATTGAAAAACCCTCTAAAAATTCGTTAATAGTAGATGATGTTTTTGAAACAGGGACTACACTAAGAAATTTCAAACATATTGAGGGAGCAAATTTCTTTGTTCTAGTTAGTAAGCAGAAACCTATTTGGTGGAATGCTGTAAACTTAACTCATAAGAAAGAATGGATTGTCTTCCCATGGGAAAACAAAAGAAATGAATTGCAAGAAGAAAAAGAATACAAGAAGAAAAGAGGTTTAAATTGA
- a CDS encoding nucleoside 2-deoxyribosyltransferase has product MKKKLYLANSYGFSKQTKKLLPEFIKIFQDLNIEVYEPFERTKHLINNKNYWAYEIAKTNFKDLNSCDCIFAIVNGNPPDEGVMVEIGIATALKKEIFLFRDDFRNCADSDQYPLNLMLFVGISKKNWQKNYFETLEDIKNPKKNFLKWAEWKK; this is encoded by the coding sequence TTGAAAAAGAAATTATATTTAGCTAATTCATATGGTTTTTCAAAACAAACTAAAAAGCTATTACCTGAATTCATTAAAATTTTCCAAGATTTAAATATAGAAGTTTATGAACCTTTTGAAAGGACAAAGCATTTAATAAATAATAAAAATTACTGGGCTTATGAAATAGCTAAAACAAATTTCAAAGATTTAAATTCATGTGATTGTATTTTTGCGATTGTTAATGGGAACCCCCCTGATGAAGGTGTGATGGTAGAAATAGGAATTGCTACAGCTCTCAAAAAAGAAATATTTTTGTTTAGAGATGATTTTAGGAATTGTGCAGATAGTGATCAATACCCTCTTAATTTAATGTTATTTGTAGGAATATCTAAGAAAAATTGGCAAAAAAATTATTTTGAAACCTTAGAGGATATAAAAAACCCGAAAAAGAATTTTTTAAAATGGGCAGAGTGGAAAAAATAA
- the rpsU gene encoding 30S ribosomal protein S21: MTQVTVGENEGIESALRRFKRQVSKSGIFADLKRLRHHETPIEKYKRKLQQRRKARRR; this comes from the coding sequence TTGACACAAGTAACTGTAGGGGAAAATGAGGGTATTGAATCTGCCCTTAGAAGATTTAAAAGACAAGTATCAAAATCAGGGATTTTTGCTGATTTGAAAAGATTGAGACATCATGAAACTCCTATCGAGAAATATAAGAGAAAATTGCAGCAAAGAAGAAAAGCAAGAAGAAGATAA
- a CDS encoding helix-hairpin-helix domain-containing protein codes for MITKFLSKLKSILFKSKASSEKSTAKITKTKAKKKSPKSSKTSKSKTKKDEQKKLIEALKAIPGVGAKSAEAFYKAGFKTPKAITSANDEDLLAVPGVGINLVKKLKNLN; via the coding sequence ATGATCACTAAATTCTTAAGCAAACTAAAATCAATTCTTTTTAAAAGTAAGGCCTCTTCCGAAAAATCTACTGCTAAAATTACTAAAACAAAAGCTAAAAAGAAGTCACCAAAGTCTTCCAAGACTTCAAAATCCAAAACAAAAAAAGATGAACAAAAAAAATTGATCGAAGCTTTAAAAGCTATTCCTGGGGTTGGAGCTAAGAGTGCAGAGGCTTTTTATAAAGCTGGATTTAAAACTCCAAAAGCAATTACCTCAGCTAATGATGAAGATCTTCTCGCTGTTCCTGGTGTTGGAATCAACCTTGTAAAAAAATTAAAAAATCTTAATTAA